From a single Clostridium isatidis genomic region:
- a CDS encoding nitroreductase family protein: MIFDKPLSEIIEARYSVRNYDKKPLSEEIITKLEDYISKVENPFNKKIRIKLLKKENNEESIKLGTYGVIKGANYFLAAACNKEEFAFEALGYTFEKVVLYCTSLGLATVWLGGTFSKGDFAKAMNLQKNEVLPIVSPLGYEGGNKSLIGLLIGNHKNKRKKYSDLFFDNNFDRPYLFENNDKYSKAFEMVRLAPSSINSQPWRILKKGNIIHIYSNEKTDINKIDIGIALCHLDLSLQELGVIGEFKFINPKIKSKYKYIVSYVI, encoded by the coding sequence ATGATTTTTGATAAACCCTTATCCGAAATAATAGAAGCAAGATATTCTGTTAGGAACTATGATAAAAAGCCACTATCTGAGGAAATAATTACAAAATTAGAGGATTATATTAGTAAAGTAGAAAATCCCTTTAATAAAAAAATTAGAATAAAATTATTAAAGAAAGAAAATAATGAAGAGAGCATTAAGCTTGGAACTTATGGTGTTATTAAAGGAGCAAATTATTTTCTTGCAGCAGCTTGTAATAAGGAAGAATTTGCTTTTGAAGCTTTAGGCTATACTTTCGAAAAAGTAGTTTTATATTGTACTTCTTTAGGATTAGCTACTGTATGGTTAGGTGGAACTTTTAGTAAGGGGGACTTTGCAAAAGCCATGAATCTTCAAAAAAATGAAGTTTTACCAATAGTTTCGCCTTTGGGCTATGAAGGTGGAAATAAATCTTTAATTGGTTTACTAATAGGAAATCATAAGAATAAGAGAAAAAAGTATTCGGATCTATTTTTTGATAATAATTTTGATAGACCATATTTATTTGAAAATAATGATAAGTATAGTAAGGCTTTTGAAATGGTTAGACTGGCGCCTTCATCAATAAATAGTCAGCCTTGGAGAATTTTAAAGAAAGGGAATATTATTCATATTTATTCAAATGAAAAAACAGATATTAATAAAATAGATATAGGAATTGCTCTATGTCATTTAGATTTGTCTTTGCAAGAATTAGGAGTTATAGGCGAATTTAAATTTATAAATCCTAAAATAAAATCAAAATATAAATATATAGTTTCTTATGTTATATAG
- a CDS encoding Crp/Fnr family transcriptional regulator, producing the protein MSCNHCCEKCASRLYAHEVPIFESLSEEELERVINIRKHMSFKKGESLFLEGDKVSKLFIINEGMVKITKSTTNGKEQIINILTVGDFLGESNILGDTLESNVSAIAVKNTSVCTISREDFNELLFKNPTISLKLLSELNKRLIEVENLTSNLSNNNPEARICCMLLEFADRYGKEQVNGKVEIKLPLNREEMANYCGIARETLSRKLSLLESEGIIEAVGTKKIIINNLNSLEDYII; encoded by the coding sequence TTGAGTTGCAATCATTGTTGCGAAAAATGTGCAAGCAGATTATATGCCCATGAAGTACCGATTTTTGAATCTCTTTCTGAAGAAGAATTAGAAAGGGTTATAAATATAAGAAAACATATGTCATTTAAAAAGGGAGAAAGTTTGTTTTTAGAAGGAGATAAGGTATCCAAGCTATTTATAATAAATGAAGGAATGGTTAAAATAACTAAAAGTACAACTAATGGTAAGGAGCAAATTATAAATATTTTAACTGTTGGAGATTTTCTTGGAGAAAGCAATATATTAGGAGATACTCTTGAAAGCAATGTTTCAGCAATTGCCGTTAAAAATACATCAGTATGTACAATTTCAAGAGAAGATTTTAATGAATTATTATTTAAGAATCCAACTATTTCTTTAAAGCTACTTTCAGAATTAAATAAGAGATTAATAGAAGTAGAAAATCTAACAAGTAATTTATCAAATAATAATCCTGAAGCAAGGATATGTTGTATGTTGTTAGAGTTTGCAGATAGATATGGGAAAGAACAAGTAAATGGTAAGGTAGAAATTAAATTACCTCTTAATAGGGAGGAAATGGCTAATTATTGTGGAATTGCAAGAGAAACATTAAGCAGAAAATTAAGTTTATTAGAAAGTGAAGGCATAATTGAGGCTGTAGGAACTAAAAAAATCATAATAAATAATTTAAACTCTTTAGAAGATTATATTATTTAA
- a CDS encoding DUF438 domain-containing protein yields MEKKRFILDGTHNRAVDEDKIKQLTTFLSKLNKEGLTDELKAKGLKLVKAISPLELSMAEQSLIDDGMDPAELRTLCEIHMMVLKDELEKLKSNISKGHLLFTMVEEHDLILGFLDEIEKTTKEILSMDKYDANREEFRKIPELALNLLNAEPHHRREENVLFPEVEAKGVTGPTRIMRMEHEGLRKKKKALRELGDAVATMDFEEYKTELKKISGEIVYELRDHIFKENYILYPTALETITSEEKWAEMKERCDLLGYCTFTPNELVFNIE; encoded by the coding sequence AACAACATTTTTATCAAAGTTAAATAAAGAAGGACTAACAGATGAATTAAAGGCAAAAGGCTTAAAATTGGTTAAAGCAATAAGTCCATTAGAACTTTCTATGGCAGAACAATCCTTAATTGATGATGGTATGGATCCAGCAGAATTAAGAACATTATGCGAAATTCATATGATGGTTTTAAAAGATGAGCTTGAAAAATTAAAGAGTAATATAAGCAAGGGGCACCTGTTATTCACAATGGTTGAAGAACATGATTTAATTTTAGGATTTTTAGATGAAATAGAAAAAACCACCAAGGAAATACTATCTATGGATAAGTATGATGCTAACAGAGAAGAATTTAGAAAAATTCCAGAACTAGCGTTAAATTTATTAAATGCAGAACCTCATCATAGAAGAGAAGAAAATGTATTATTCCCAGAAGTTGAAGCAAAGGGAGTAACTGGTCCAACAAGAATAATGAGAATGGAACATGAGGGGTTAAGAAAGAAAAAGAAAGCTTTAAGAGAATTAGGTGATGCAGTAGCCACTATGGATTTTGAAGAATATAAGACTGAATTAAAGAAAATTTCTGGTGAAATTGTATATGAATTAAGAGACCATATTTTTAAAGAAAATTATATACTATACCCAACAGCTTTAGAAACTATAACTAGCGAAGAAAAATGGGCTGAAATGAAGGAAAGATGCGATCTTTTAGGGTATTGTACATTTACACCAAACGAATTAGTTTTTAATATTGAATAA